A section of the bacterium SCSIO 12696 genome encodes:
- a CDS encoding FAD:protein FMN transferase — translation MTRWLLLLVLFSPLSWAQWHSDTQAIMGTQIRVVLWHADAETGSAALNAVMAEMHRIDRLYNPWDKNSDLYRINQQATQGPVPISAEMVQLLDKGLYYGKLTGGAFDISFASVGHGYDYRTGKKPSDKTRSNSVIDYRLIDLNRGEKRVYYRHPSIKVDLGGIAKGYAIDRGGQLLREYAVEHASISAGGDTRLLGDRRGRPWVAGIKNPRGGDNDIAIKLPLQNEALSTSGDYERFFIDENGERIHHILNPKTGRSANGIASVSVIGPNGFDTDPLSTSVFVMGVERGLQLIDSLVGFEAIIIDEYGKTHYSKGLGEPN, via the coding sequence ATGACTCGGTGGTTGCTGTTATTGGTACTGTTTTCGCCTCTGTCATGGGCTCAGTGGCACAGCGATACCCAAGCCATTATGGGAACCCAGATACGAGTGGTGCTTTGGCATGCGGACGCTGAAACCGGTTCCGCCGCACTGAATGCGGTTATGGCAGAAATGCACCGTATCGACCGCCTTTACAATCCCTGGGATAAAAACAGCGACCTTTATCGCATCAACCAGCAAGCCACCCAAGGCCCGGTGCCTATTTCTGCGGAAATGGTGCAGCTGCTGGATAAAGGGCTTTACTACGGTAAGTTAACCGGTGGTGCCTTTGATATCAGCTTCGCTTCTGTGGGGCACGGTTACGATTATCGAACCGGTAAAAAACCCAGCGATAAAACACGCAGCAATTCGGTGATTGATTATCGCCTGATTGATCTCAACCGGGGTGAAAAGCGTGTTTATTATCGCCATCCCAGCATTAAGGTGGATTTGGGTGGCATTGCCAAAGGGTACGCCATCGACAGGGGGGGCCAGCTGTTAAGGGAGTACGCCGTCGAACACGCCAGTATCAGCGCCGGCGGCGACACTCGACTGCTGGGTGACCGCCGCGGCCGGCCCTGGGTTGCCGGCATTAAAAACCCCCGTGGCGGCGACAATGACATCGCCATTAAGCTGCCGCTGCAAAATGAAGCGTTATCTACATCCGGTGACTATGAGCGCTTTTTTATCGACGAAAACGGCGAGCGTATTCATCACATTCTCAATCCCAAAACCGGTCGCTCTGCCAATGGCATTGCCAGTGTGAGTGTGATCGGCCCCAACGGGTTTGATACCGACCCACTGTCTACATCGGTGTTTGTGATGGGTGTAGAAAGGGGTTTGCAGCTGATTGATTCATTGGTGGGTTTTGAAGCGATTATTATTGATGAATACGGCAAAACCCATTATTCGAAAGGTTTGGGCGAGCCGAATTAA
- a CDS encoding glutathione peroxidase produces the protein MKLRLWLVLLCFVASAFAHAGSALLDINVRTLAGDEKVNLADQYNGKVVLVVNVASKCGYTYQYEQLEATYQKYRDQGLVILGFPSNDFKGQEPGSEKQIAEFCRLTYGVQFPMFEKMSVKAGGDVHPLYQRLADQAGYPKWNFFKYLIGRDGKLVDMYNSKVEPDSEELVSAIERELKG, from the coding sequence ATGAAATTGCGTTTATGGTTGGTGTTGTTGTGTTTTGTAGCCAGTGCTTTTGCCCATGCTGGCTCTGCGCTGCTTGATATTAATGTACGCACATTGGCCGGAGATGAAAAAGTTAATTTGGCTGACCAATACAATGGAAAAGTGGTGTTGGTGGTCAATGTGGCCAGCAAATGCGGCTATACCTACCAGTATGAGCAGCTGGAAGCCACCTATCAAAAATATCGTGATCAGGGTTTGGTGATTCTCGGTTTTCCCAGCAACGATTTTAAAGGCCAGGAACCGGGCAGCGAAAAACAAATCGCTGAATTTTGTCGCCTGACCTACGGGGTGCAGTTCCCCATGTTTGAAAAAATGTCGGTCAAAGCAGGCGGTGATGTTCACCCGTTATATCAGCGCTTGGCGGACCAGGCTGGTTATCCGAAATGGAATTTTTTTAAATACCTGATTGGTCGTGATGGCAAATTGGTGGACATGTATAACAGCAAAGTAGAACCAGATTCGGAAGAGCTGGTGTCTGCGATTGAACGGGAATTAAAGGGCTAA
- a CDS encoding M20/M25/M40 family metallo-hydrolase has product MHFAKRLASSLVLSASFGLFSAGTLAEKPVVSDEQISTAKQLIQTALDSDLGFDIVESLTTEIGPRLAGSEAEKRAREWGFKLGNKLGFDKVAIEEFTMPFWDRGELQLSLEAPYQQDLYGTALGGAGPSKRAIKASVVYFRDIHALEKVAAGALKGKIAFVDGDRIVKSQTGAGYNPANQRRRIGWQHAERGGASALVVRSVGSDSHRFPHAGMMSKDGDKWASIPVVAISSPDADHLRRLHNLGKPLELSLNSSSKWKGEVSSGNVTMDLVGSERPDEIVLIGAHLDSWDLGTGAVDDGAGIAITTAAAALIAKLPKRPKRTIRVVMFGAEEVGLLGAKAYAAKHDADLENHVLATESDFGAQTIWRLVSNVNPGANSLIDEIAKVLSPIGIVRGGSEVPGGGPDIIPLAARGVPTIRLNQNGMDYFDLHHTPDDTLDKIDPKELAQNIAAYAATIYLAADSDIEFRKSVTAKAGQ; this is encoded by the coding sequence ATGCACTTCGCAAAACGTCTCGCATCTTCTCTAGTACTGAGTGCGTCATTCGGCCTATTCAGTGCTGGGACTTTGGCTGAAAAGCCAGTCGTGAGCGACGAGCAGATCAGTACCGCCAAACAGTTGATACAAACCGCGCTTGATAGTGACCTTGGTTTTGACATTGTTGAGTCACTGACCACCGAGATAGGGCCAAGGCTGGCTGGTTCAGAGGCTGAAAAGAGAGCCCGGGAGTGGGGGTTTAAACTCGGCAATAAACTGGGCTTCGACAAAGTAGCCATTGAAGAATTTACCATGCCGTTTTGGGATCGTGGAGAGCTGCAATTGTCGCTGGAAGCTCCGTATCAACAGGATTTGTATGGCACCGCACTGGGCGGGGCCGGGCCGTCGAAACGTGCCATTAAAGCGAGCGTTGTGTATTTTCGTGATATTCACGCATTAGAAAAAGTTGCTGCCGGTGCGTTGAAGGGCAAAATTGCCTTTGTCGACGGTGATCGAATCGTAAAAAGCCAGACCGGTGCGGGTTACAACCCAGCCAACCAGCGCCGCAGAATTGGTTGGCAACACGCTGAGCGCGGTGGTGCCAGTGCGCTAGTGGTACGCTCAGTGGGGTCTGATTCACACCGTTTCCCCCATGCGGGCATGATGAGCAAAGACGGCGACAAATGGGCGAGCATTCCGGTGGTTGCCATTTCCAGCCCGGATGCAGACCATTTGCGCCGCCTGCATAATCTGGGTAAGCCACTCGAATTGTCTTTGAATTCATCCTCTAAATGGAAAGGCGAAGTCAGCAGTGGCAATGTGACTATGGACCTGGTGGGCAGCGAACGACCTGATGAAATTGTGCTTATCGGCGCTCATCTGGACAGCTGGGATCTCGGTACGGGTGCCGTTGATGATGGGGCAGGGATTGCGATTACCACCGCTGCGGCTGCATTGATTGCGAAATTACCCAAGCGGCCCAAACGCACGATCAGGGTGGTGATGTTCGGTGCCGAAGAAGTTGGTTTGCTGGGTGCAAAAGCCTATGCAGCAAAGCATGATGCCGATTTGGAAAATCATGTATTGGCCACTGAGTCTGACTTTGGTGCGCAAACTATTTGGCGGCTGGTGTCTAATGTAAATCCCGGTGCCAATTCATTGATTGACGAAATTGCCAAGGTCCTGTCACCTATTGGTATTGTACGTGGTGGCTCTGAGGTGCCCGGTGGTGGCCCGGATATTATCCCGCTGGCGGCCAGAGGCGTACCCACCATACGCTTGAATCAGAATGGCATGGATTATTTTGACTTGCACCACACGCCGGATGACACACTGGATAAAATTGACCCGAAAGAACTGGCACAAAATATTGCAGCTTATGCGGCGACAATTTATTTGGCGGCGGATTCCGATATTGAATTTCGCAAATCTGTGACAGCAAAAGCTGGCCAATAG
- a CDS encoding MATE family efflux transporter — MAVPMAIGMFFNTAYSVVDTFYAGLISTDAQASLSIASQVFFLLIAVGFGLSSAMAALIGNAYGEGDTERARQIAQKGLLFGALVSFLLTLVGLYLAPELIKLISTEGPYRTGANHYLNWLLLGVIFFLLAFIGNGILQARGDTRSMQRAHIVAFFANLALNPLFIFGIPGLFPAFGFNGLALSTLLSQSGVMFYILFRVFKTGTFANASLASFLRMEWQIYRDILAQAIPSTFTMMLMILSGFVIQFFLKDFGSQAVAGYGVAMRIEQLVLLPVFGLTGSLMPLAAQNYGAKNYQRVREAAFFCFRFGCTMMLLSGAFLWFLGGVVLTFFTSNPEVVRIGASYLKVTGLIHWAYLIMFAINSLLQAFKKPAWSLLIGIYRQGIGIALFSYIYLAIFDFGVIGIWLGIATSVLTGMLLSVVIIRRLARQLGVLAA; from the coding sequence ATGGCTGTGCCGATGGCCATTGGTATGTTTTTTAATACCGCTTACAGTGTGGTAGATACTTTTTACGCGGGTTTGATTTCCACGGATGCTCAGGCCAGCTTATCCATCGCATCTCAGGTGTTTTTTCTGTTGATCGCTGTCGGGTTTGGGCTGAGTTCTGCGATGGCGGCGTTGATTGGAAACGCCTATGGAGAAGGGGACACAGAAAGGGCGCGCCAAATCGCCCAAAAAGGTTTGCTATTCGGCGCGTTGGTGTCATTTCTGCTCACCTTAGTTGGGCTCTATCTGGCGCCAGAACTGATCAAACTTATTTCTACAGAAGGCCCGTATCGGACTGGTGCCAATCACTACCTAAACTGGTTGTTATTGGGTGTTATCTTTTTCCTGTTGGCTTTTATCGGCAATGGCATTCTTCAGGCCAGGGGTGATACTCGTTCCATGCAGCGAGCCCATATAGTGGCTTTCTTCGCCAACCTGGCTCTCAATCCTCTATTTATTTTTGGCATCCCTGGGCTATTCCCCGCGTTTGGTTTTAACGGTCTGGCGCTTTCCACATTGCTTAGCCAGTCCGGCGTTATGTTTTATATTCTTTTTCGGGTTTTTAAAACGGGTACCTTTGCTAACGCCAGCCTGGCCAGCTTCCTTAGAATGGAATGGCAGATATACCGAGACATACTGGCGCAGGCCATTCCGTCTACATTTACCATGATGTTGATGATTCTTTCGGGATTCGTCATCCAGTTTTTTCTAAAGGACTTCGGTTCACAGGCGGTGGCGGGCTACGGGGTCGCCATGCGCATAGAGCAATTGGTTCTTTTGCCGGTGTTTGGGCTAACAGGAAGTTTGATGCCATTGGCAGCGCAGAATTACGGTGCAAAAAACTATCAACGTGTTCGTGAAGCGGCTTTTTTCTGCTTCAGATTTGGCTGCACAATGATGTTGTTGTCCGGCGCGTTTCTCTGGTTTTTAGGGGGCGTCGTACTGACCTTTTTTACCTCGAATCCGGAGGTGGTTCGCATCGGTGCCAGCTATCTGAAAGTCACTGGCTTGATACATTGGGCTTATCTGATCATGTTTGCGATTAACTCGCTGTTGCAAGCATTCAAAAAACCGGCTTGGTCGCTGCTGATCGGAATTTACCGGCAGGGTATCGGTATCGCGTTATTTAGCTACATCTATCTGGCGATTTTTGATTTTGGTGTTATCGGCATATGGTTGGGTATTGCGACCAGTGTGTTGACTGGCATGCTGTTGTCTGTAGTTATTATTCGTAGGCTTGCCAGGCAGCTTGGGGTGCTGGCAGCGTAA
- a CDS encoding response regulator has protein sequence MSYLIAIVEDDADQRRNYCAAIENKGFETTAYANRSDALKGIQERQPDLAVLDIILESEVDGGFMLCRDLLAQNPDLPIIFLTERVDEIDKISGLRLGAWDYQPKPISATFLAERVASLLRLKEVRSAPESNSSSKTLGDLSINESAMQASWCGERVDLTLTEFRLLAHLLRVPGEAVTYDSLMKSTIQSYVTSNTINTHMRNIRKKFRQLDDQFDCIKNEYGFGYRWAK, from the coding sequence ATGAGCTACCTAATCGCTATTGTTGAAGACGACGCCGACCAGCGCCGCAACTACTGCGCCGCCATTGAAAACAAAGGGTTTGAAACCACCGCTTACGCCAATCGCAGCGATGCCCTAAAAGGCATTCAGGAACGCCAGCCAGACCTGGCTGTACTGGATATTATTTTGGAGAGCGAGGTGGATGGCGGCTTTATGTTGTGCCGCGATCTGTTGGCACAAAACCCGGATTTGCCGATTATTTTTCTCACCGAACGAGTGGACGAAATCGACAAAATATCCGGGCTGCGTTTGGGAGCCTGGGATTATCAGCCCAAACCCATCAGTGCTACTTTTTTGGCGGAACGAGTTGCCTCTCTGCTGCGACTTAAAGAAGTGCGCTCCGCCCCAGAGAGCAACAGCAGCTCTAAAACTCTGGGAGACCTGAGCATTAACGAAAGCGCCATGCAAGCATCCTGGTGCGGCGAACGAGTGGATCTGACCTTAACTGAATTCCGTTTGCTGGCCCACTTGCTGCGAGTGCCGGGAGAAGCGGTGACTTACGACAGCCTGATGAAATCCACTATTCAAAGTTACGTCACCAGCAATACCATCAACACCCACATGCGCAATATTCGCAAAAAGTTTCGTCAACTGGACGATCAATTTGATTGCATTAAAAATGAATACGGGTTTGGCTACCGCTGGGCCAAATAA
- a CDS encoding OmpA family protein, producing MSVSLKILGFFSIGLLAGCSSQPLVHVDSPATAELVVADKPVLYPARFSLQLHGGVSGALLPENLDSQLEPLLKQLVDWQQVTRVVVVGHTDAEGSAKSNLLLSLRRANAVADKLQDHGIAAGVLEVDGRGEEAPIADNNSISGRKLNRRIEILAEGLSEAPQKIWFGQRN from the coding sequence GTGTCGGTCTCACTAAAAATACTCGGGTTCTTTTCCATTGGGCTGCTGGCGGGCTGTAGCAGCCAGCCGTTAGTCCATGTTGATAGCCCAGCAACAGCGGAGCTGGTTGTGGCGGATAAACCAGTACTTTACCCGGCGCGCTTCTCCCTGCAGCTGCACGGCGGTGTTAGTGGCGCGCTGTTGCCGGAAAACCTGGATTCACAACTGGAGCCGTTATTGAAGCAGCTTGTCGATTGGCAGCAAGTAACCCGGGTTGTGGTGGTGGGGCACACCGATGCTGAGGGCTCCGCAAAGAGCAACCTTTTGCTCAGTTTGCGACGGGCCAATGCGGTGGCGGATAAGCTGCAAGATCATGGCATTGCAGCCGGTGTGCTCGAAGTGGATGGCCGCGGCGAAGAAGCTCCCATTGCTGACAACAACAGCATCAGTGGTAGAAAGCTCAATCGCCGTATTGAAATTCTTGCTGAAGGGCTATCTGAAGCGCCACAAAAAATTTGGTTTGGGCAGAGGAATTAG
- a CDS encoding marine proteobacterial sortase target protein, which produces MKKAWTIAMVLVSFLGGWPLAATANDSDPGAGTLLLRFDGQSVRWVAPTLDTDVQLSVNGPIVRSVVSQRFYNPSEQWAEASYLFPLPEDAAVDQLRMRIGERVIEGQIKERQQAKAIYKQAKQQGKRASLVEQQRPNLFTTQVANIPPGEQIVVEIEYQHSVARDGDTYSLRYPMTITPRYTPRQVVADISPTAGPAESQQPNQEQPVAPWPISDNNSNPTRIKIELDAGFELSEVLSPSHRLQASAVSPSRRTLVLNEPGERTAADRDFLLQWHPIESQTPQASLFVQQHNGEQYGLLQVTPPSLEAGAQRLPRDVVFVIDTSGSMGGEPIRQAKASLLWALQRLQPEDRFNIVQFNSVTDSLFVDVQQAIPGVLNRAQRYVSQLQSGGGTEMLSALNRALCKSCNDPQRVRQVIFITDGSVSNEDQLFRAISTSIGATRLFTVGIGSAPNSYFMRRAAEFGRGTFTYVADATQVQPKMAALYRKLEAPVLTDLKLSVPANSHAEILPNPLPDLYAGEPLVAVMKMAPSSASINVSGRIGEVEWQRELELLEGQQQAGVHQLWARNKIAQLNDLRRNQHDPVAREQIRDQVVQISLSHHLVSPFTSLVAVDTTPARPLDKPVEFRKVPNQSPHGTRLALPQTATGADMWLWLALLSLLVSAMVLYWQGRSRQVAC; this is translated from the coding sequence GTGAAAAAGGCATGGACGATCGCAATGGTGTTGGTGAGCTTTTTAGGGGGCTGGCCGTTGGCAGCCACGGCCAACGACAGTGACCCCGGTGCGGGTACGTTGTTACTGCGCTTTGATGGGCAATCGGTTCGCTGGGTGGCACCGACGCTGGACACGGATGTACAACTTTCTGTGAATGGCCCCATCGTTCGCTCGGTGGTGTCTCAGCGCTTTTACAACCCATCCGAGCAGTGGGCAGAGGCGAGCTACTTGTTCCCGCTGCCGGAAGACGCAGCGGTAGACCAGCTACGTATGCGTATTGGTGAGCGTGTTATCGAAGGTCAGATCAAAGAGCGCCAGCAGGCGAAGGCTATTTACAAGCAGGCCAAACAACAAGGCAAACGTGCCAGCTTGGTGGAGCAGCAGCGGCCCAACTTGTTTACTACCCAGGTTGCCAACATCCCTCCCGGCGAGCAGATTGTGGTGGAAATTGAATACCAGCACAGTGTTGCTCGAGACGGTGATACCTACAGCTTGCGCTATCCGATGACGATTACGCCTCGTTATACGCCAAGGCAGGTTGTTGCCGACATAAGTCCTACAGCAGGCCCGGCAGAATCTCAACAGCCCAATCAAGAGCAGCCGGTTGCCCCCTGGCCAATCAGTGACAACAACAGCAATCCCACCCGTATCAAAATAGAACTGGATGCTGGTTTTGAGCTGTCTGAGGTGCTGTCGCCCAGCCACCGGTTGCAAGCCAGTGCGGTCAGCCCATCCCGTCGAACTCTGGTGCTCAATGAGCCCGGTGAACGAACCGCAGCGGATCGGGATTTCTTGCTCCAGTGGCACCCCATAGAATCCCAAACCCCTCAAGCGTCACTGTTTGTGCAGCAACATAACGGTGAGCAGTATGGCTTGCTGCAGGTAACGCCGCCGTCTCTGGAAGCGGGTGCTCAGCGCTTGCCCAGAGATGTGGTATTTGTGATTGATACTTCCGGTTCTATGGGCGGTGAGCCCATACGCCAGGCAAAGGCCTCTTTGTTGTGGGCGCTGCAGCGGCTGCAGCCGGAAGACCGTTTTAACATCGTTCAATTTAATTCGGTAACTGACTCGCTGTTTGTGGATGTGCAACAAGCTATTCCGGGCGTGCTTAATCGCGCTCAGCGCTATGTGTCTCAACTTCAGTCCGGCGGCGGTACCGAAATGCTTTCGGCGTTGAACAGAGCGCTGTGCAAAAGTTGTAATGATCCGCAGCGAGTCCGGCAGGTGATATTCATTACTGACGGTTCGGTAAGCAATGAGGATCAATTGTTTCGTGCCATCAGTACAAGTATTGGTGCCACCCGCTTATTTACCGTGGGTATCGGTTCGGCACCCAACAGTTACTTTATGCGCCGGGCCGCGGAATTTGGTCGCGGCACCTTTACCTATGTGGCGGATGCCACTCAGGTGCAACCCAAGATGGCGGCGCTGTATCGTAAATTGGAAGCACCGGTTTTGACCGATTTGAAGCTCAGTGTGCCTGCAAACAGCCATGCGGAGATATTACCCAACCCTCTGCCGGATTTGTACGCGGGGGAGCCGCTGGTGGCGGTAATGAAAATGGCACCATCTTCCGCGTCTATTAATGTCAGTGGCCGAATTGGTGAGGTGGAGTGGCAGCGGGAGTTGGAGTTGCTGGAAGGGCAGCAGCAGGCCGGAGTGCATCAGCTTTGGGCGCGAAATAAGATTGCCCAACTTAATGATTTGCGTCGCAACCAGCACGACCCTGTGGCCAGAGAGCAGATTCGCGATCAGGTGGTACAAATCTCACTGAGTCACCACTTGGTCAGCCCATTTACCAGCCTGGTGGCGGTGGATACAACGCCAGCTCGCCCGCTGGATAAGCCTGTTGAATTTCGCAAAGTACCGAACCAAAGCCCTCATGGAACACGCCTTGCTCTGCCGCAAACAGCGACAGGAGCTGATATGTGGTTGTGGTTGGCGCTATTGAGCTTGTTGGTATCTGCAATGGTGCTTTATTGGCAGGGTCGATCTCGTCAGGTGGCCTGCTGA
- a CDS encoding class GN sortase, whose amino-acid sequence MGRSRALLRRYWVPLLLLVVGLFCALNGGYIHAKAVVGQWLIERAWQQSLATGKPSKPWSWADTWPVGQLQIPALGVDQVILAGDSGQALAFGPGHNPQSASPGGPGVVIISGHRDTHFRFLAALEPGDTILLAGSGGQQRYRMVDEQVVDTRNGQLFLNNVANDQLILVTCWPLGGIQQNTPWRYLVFAEPLIEEVT is encoded by the coding sequence ATGGGTCGCAGCAGGGCATTATTAAGGCGTTATTGGGTGCCGTTATTGCTGTTGGTTGTGGGGCTTTTTTGTGCCCTTAACGGCGGATACATTCATGCCAAGGCAGTGGTTGGCCAATGGTTAATTGAGCGGGCCTGGCAGCAGAGTCTTGCCACGGGTAAGCCCAGTAAGCCCTGGAGTTGGGCGGATACCTGGCCAGTGGGGCAGTTACAAATACCCGCGCTTGGAGTGGATCAGGTGATTCTGGCGGGAGACTCCGGTCAGGCTCTGGCATTTGGCCCTGGTCATAACCCTCAAAGTGCGTCGCCGGGTGGTCCTGGAGTGGTGATAATCAGTGGTCACCGGGATACACACTTTCGCTTTTTGGCTGCTTTAGAGCCGGGCGATACCATTTTGCTGGCGGGCTCTGGCGGTCAGCAGCGTTATCGAATGGTTGATGAGCAGGTGGTGGACACCCGCAATGGCCAGCTGTTTTTGAATAACGTAGCCAATGACCAGTTGATACTGGTCACTTGCTGGCCTTTAGGGGGTATTCAGCAAAACACCCCTTGGCGTTATCTGGTGTTTGCCGAGCCATTAATTGAGGAAGTGACATGA
- a CDS encoding helix-turn-helix transcriptional regulator: protein MFFESESDKSILAELGGRVRQLRLRKNLTQQQLAERTLLSLNTIKSLEVGRAKLATLVAVLRELGELSSLEVFLPDPGISPMQLAKRKGKVRQRATGSRGGGFGDDGGSNSGHSGDVEW, encoded by the coding sequence ATGTTTTTTGAGTCCGAAAGTGATAAGTCAATACTCGCTGAACTGGGTGGCAGAGTTCGGCAACTGCGCCTGCGCAAAAATCTGACCCAGCAGCAGTTGGCAGAACGTACGCTTTTATCCCTAAATACCATCAAATCATTAGAAGTTGGGCGGGCAAAGCTGGCAACGCTGGTGGCGGTGTTGCGAGAACTGGGTGAGCTGTCATCCCTTGAAGTGTTTTTGCCAGACCCAGGCATCAGCCCTATGCAGCTTGCCAAGCGCAAAGGCAAGGTGCGGCAGCGAGCGACGGGCAGCAGGGGCGGCGGCTTCGGAGACGATGGCGGCTCTAATTCTGGCCACAGTGGTGATGTGGAATGGTAG